The Vigna angularis cultivar LongXiaoDou No.4 chromosome 9, ASM1680809v1, whole genome shotgun sequence DNA window CGGACTTCTTAGAAGAGCCATCCACACAGAGGATCCACTCTTGGTGGCCTTCTTCTTCCTAGGGTAACTCGACCGCAAAGTCGGCCAAATGTTGCCCCTGGATCGACCCTCTCAGTTCAAACTGGAGTCCAAATTCAAACAACTCCACGGACCATCCTACAATTCTCCCGGCCAGATCTGGTTTGCGCAAGATTTTTGCGATCGGGTGATCGGTTCGAACTATCACCTGATGACTCTGGAAGTATGGCCTTAAGCGCCGCGCTGCCATCACAAGTGCCAAAGCGATCTTCTCGACTCGCTTGTATCTGGTTTCCGTGGGTTGCAATGTTCGACTGACGAAGTACACGAGCTTGAACTCGGGTTGCTCTTGCACCAAAGTCGAGCTGACCGTGTCCTCCGAGACCTCTAGGAAGAGTTGTAACGCATGCCCCACATCGGGTCGTCCCATGACTGGTGGGCTGACCAATATGCGTTTAACTTCGTTAAAAGCTTGCTCGCACTGGTCGTCCCAATCAGTACCCGTACTCTTCTTCATGATTCTCACTATCGGCTTTATTCGCTCGGCTAACTTTGGAATAAAGCGGGATAATGAAGTCAGTCTCCCCACCAGCCTCTGAACCTCCTTCAGCTTCTGCGAACTTCTCATTTCCAGTATTGTTCTGCACTTGTCGGGGTTCACCTCAATGCCCCTAGTTGTCAGCAGGAATCCCAGAAATTTTCCCGCTGGTACCCCGAAAGTACACTTGGCCGGATTAAGGTGCATGTTATATTTGCGAACCTGATGGAAAACTTTCGCAAGATCTCTCACATGGTCTTCTACCGAGCGGCTCCTCACCACcatgtcatcaacatacaccTCCATGCATCTGTCGATCTAGTCAGCAAAAACCCTATCCATCAGCTGCTGGTAAGTAGCTCCCGCATTCTTCATCCCGAACGACATAACCTCATAACAATAGTTAGCCCGCTCGGTGATAAATGTTGTCTTATCGTTGTCCGGGGGAAACATAGGGATCTGATTGTATCCTGAATACGCATCCAGGAAACTTAGCACCTGGAACCTTGAAGCCCCGTCCACTAACGCATCAATACTTGGTAGTGGGTAAGAATCTTTGGGGCAAGCTTTATTTAGATCCGTGAAGTCCGTACACATTCTCCACTGCCCGTTCATCTTTTTTACCATCACAACGTTCGCCAGCCAAGTTGTGTACTTGATTTCACGGATGAAATCTGCTTCCAACAACTTCTTTACCTCGACTGCCACTGCCGACCGCTTCTCTTCCCCcaatcttctcttcttttgaGCCACCAGTCGGGCCTCTTTGAACAATGCCAGCTTGTGCGACATAACCTTTTGGTGGATTCCTGGCATATCAACTATAGTCCAAGCAAATAAGTCTTGGTTTTTCTTCAACTCAGATGGTAGTAACTTGCTCCTCCCTCTGGCCAAGGCTGAAGGGCTTTGTCTCTCCCATTGGCTCTATCCGATCGTCAGTATTAGTCCGTGGGTCTAGATCTGCCATGGCTACCTCCGGTCGTCTTCTCTTATGCCGGCTGGGTGGATCCGACGACGATGGTTGAACCTTCAACCCAGCCATATAACATTCTCGTGCGATCCTCTGATCGGACCGAACGGTGTAAATAGTTCCATTTCTCAATGGAAACTTGAGTGTGAGATGGGGTGTGGAAACAATTGCCCCAAATGCGTTCAGACATGGTCGTCCTAACAACACATTGTAAGACGTATTCGCGTCCACCAGCAAAAACCTGGTTTTTACCTCCTTACTCTGCTCGGTTCCCAGCATGTTCTAAGGTCCACATATCCTCTCGTATCAACTCTTTCTCCCGAAAATCCTACTATCTGTTCGTTGTACGGGGCGATTAGATCTTCGGATATGTCCATCTGCTGGAACGTTTtccaatacaaaatattaacaGAGCTGTCCTGGTCCACCAACACTTTTCCCACACTATATCGGGCAATAACAGCCGTTATTACCATCGGGTCATCCTCATCCGGATCGGGAGCGTGGAAATCTTCATCTGTAAACGTGATTGGTGGCATAGAGCGCTTTCTCACATCTACCCTGTGGACGCTTTTAAGCTCCCTCAGATTTCTCTTCCTCGCGAACGTTGATGATCCGCTTGCAAAACCGCCCGATATGGTGTTTATCGTTCCCCGCAGCGATCGATCATGGCTACGACTTCTACTCCGCCTACGGTCGGGACGCCTGTCC harbors:
- the LOC128193907 gene encoding uncharacterized protein LOC128193907, which translates into the protein MRAVQRRQQEQNTSSGQEKKEGKKPFVPGERSKGQKYRDGPKGARYERYTPLNTPRARVLEEALNADLIRARPSRSSPKEDGTKHCTYHLNIGHNTEDRTVLKDKVEELIRAGHLRKFVKEERKARSPPRRARVERSDRREDRRPDRRRSRSRSHDRSLRGTINTISGGFASGSSTFARKRNLRELKSVHRVDVRKRSMPPITFTDEDFHAPDPDEDDPMVITAVIARYSVGKVLVDQDSSVNILYWKTFQQMDISEDLIAPYNEQIVGFSGERVDTRGYVDLRTCWEPSRVRR